GCTGCTCTTCGGGTTCTCAAGACAAAAGCGCCGGAAGTGCCGCGCCCGTCGAAAAGCAAGTAACATCGACGGATCATGCCTCAAACAAAACAGACGGAGGTGCGGCGGAAGCCGAAAGCGCAACGGCGGATAAGAGCAAGAACAGCGCCGAGGAGCCGGCATCGGCGGATGCTGAGCTTCCGAATATGCCATCGCCTGCCCAGACTTCCGGCGCAGGGTTTAACTCGCAGGATTTGTCACGCGGCCTCAACCAAAAGCTGATGTACAAAGCGAATATCGTGATGGAGATTCAGGACTATGGAAAAGCGCAGTCGGAAGTCCGGAACACAGTGACGCTTTCCGGCGGTTATATTGTTAATTTCAGCGAAACCCAGTCCAGCAGCGAAAAAGGCGGCACGTTTATTGTGAAAGTTCCTGCGAACGGTTTCTCCTCCTTTATAGACCGTTTGGAGAACATTGCGCATGAAAGCCTGCAGCGAAGCATCGAAGGGCAGGACGTGACCGAGGAATACATCGATTTGGAATCCAGGCTTAAGGCCAAGCAAATCATGGAGGAGCAGTACGTCGCCTTCATGAAAAAAGCAACAAAAACGACCGACCTTGTCGCTTTTGCCAACGAGCTGGAGCGCATTCAATCCGAAATCGAGCAGATGAAAGGCCGGATGCGTTACATTGATCAAAACGTGTCTTACTCCACGGTAGAAATCAGGCTTTACGAGTCGCCCGAAAAAAAGGATGATCCCAAAACGTCCGCCATTCAAGCGCCGCTCGGACAGCGGGTTTCCCAAGCTTTTCAGGGCAGCATCGATGTGATCACCATCATCATCCAATGGATTATCGTCATCCTTTCCGGCTCACTTCCCTTATTGGTCATCGCGGCCTTCGTTCTGCTCATCCTATGGCTGGCACGAAGATCGGGGCAGCGGAAACGGGAAGAGGCAGCCCGAATACGAAAGCTGCTCAATAACGGCGTGACATCGGAGCAAGGATATCCGGAAGGCCACAAGGACGAGGATAAACGATTGAAAGACGAATAACGGCAGGAGCAGACCAAATACATCAAAAAACAATCATAAAATCCCGAGGAAGGCAAAGGCAAATCTTCAGATTCACCATTCTGGAATAGGATATCAGATATGTATTATAATGGAGGGCGAGGTGATCGTGATGAATAAAACGAAGGTCAAATTTACTCGCGTTGAGAAAATCGTCATCTTCACGATGCTGGGGCTGGCAGCCTCCTTTATCATTGCCTTCCTCGTGCTTCGACACATCGTGCTGAACGTTTCGTTTGCTCCCTGAAACCAGGGAGCTTTTTTTAGGAGATGAGAAAATATAAACATCCGAGGCTTAGCATCTTTATTTCGCAGGTAAAACTTCCTCTAAACACGATCTATCTACCTATTTAAAGACGATTTAAAGATTTGTCTTTATATCAATTGGGGCCGTATGATGAAGAAGAATCATCAATCGGAGGAGGAGATTGTTCATGTTAACCGTTGCGGAATTAGAAGCGAAGCTGGCGGAGCCTTCAGCACAGCTTGTTGCCGATCTGGCATCTTTGGAGGGGGATATTCTTGTGTTGGGCGTCGGCGGGAAAATGGGTCCCAGCCTTGCAAGGCTGGCGGCCAACGCCGTTCGGGAAGGCGGTGGAGGCAAACGGATCATCGGCGTATCGCGGTTCTCGAACCAGGAGGCTAGACGTGAGCTGGAGGAGGCGGGCGTTCAGACGATGTCGTGCGACCTGCTGAACGATGGGGAACTGCAGCAGCTGCCCGAGGCTCCGAACGTGATCTACATGGCGGGCAATAAATTCGGCACGACCGGGCGTGAATATTTTACTTGGGCGATGAACTCGTACTTGCCGGGCCGGGTGGCCGAGAAATTCAAGCAATCCAGAATGGTCGTATTTTCATCAGGAAATGTGTACCCGTTCTCACCGGTGGGCAGTGGCGGAGTCAACGAATCCGTTGCGCCGGAGCCGGTTGGAGAGTATGCGCAGTCTTGTCTCGGCAGAGAGCGCGTCTTTGAATATTTTTCCCACCAGAATGGTACGCCGATGGCGATTTACCGCCTGAATTATGCCATCGACATGCGGTACGGCGTTCTGCATGAGCTGGCCAGATCGATTCACGAGGACCGGCCGATTCACCTGGCGATGGGGCATGCGAATATCATATGGCAAGGAGATGCCAATGAGATGGCGCTCCGTTCGCTCCTGCACTGCAGCTCTCCTCCGGAGATCATCAACATTACCGGACCGGAGACGATGTCGATCCGCTGGGCGGCACAGGAAATGGCGGCACGGATGGGCAAGGAAGTGACCTTTACGGGTACGGAATCCGAGACCGCACTCCTGAACAATGCTGCGAAGTCCCACCAGCTGTTCGGTTATCCGAAGGTGTCTCTGCTGCAGATGCTGGACTGGACCGCAGCATGGGTGCAATCGGGCGGCGAGAGCTGGAATAAGCCGACTCACTTCCAAGAGAGAAAGGGGAAATTCTAATGAGCGGACAGGTTCCTGCAACTCAACGTTTAGCCCCCGAGAAGCTTAAAGCTCTGCATGAAGGGCTTGTCATACCGGCTCACCCGCTTGCTTTGGATGAGAACCGAAAGCTGGACGAACGACGCCAGCGGGCATTAACGCGCTATTATGCGGCATCCGGTGCGGGCGGTGTTGCCGTCGGCGTTCATTCGACCCAATTCGAGATCCGTGACAAGGGCATCGACTTGTATGAACCCGTGCTGCGACTTGCGGCAGAAGAGGTTCGAAAAGCGGGGCTCGATCGGCCGTTCATTATGGTGGCCGGCGTCTGCGGCCCCACGGAGCAGGCTGTAGAGGAAACGGAGATCGCCCGCAAGCTCGGCTATGACGCCGTCCTCCTCAGCATGGGCGGTTTAAGCGGCTGGAGTGAAGAAGACATTCTAAGGCGCACGGAGAAGATTGCGCAGAGGATGCCGGTGATCGGGTTCTACCTTCAGCCGTCGGTTGGCGGCAACATCTTCTCCTTCGACTTTTGGCGCGCCTTCGCCGAAATTCCGAATATCGTGGCAATCAAGATGGCTCCCTTCAACCGCTATCAGACGATTGACGTCGTCCGTGCCGTCTGTTATTCGAGCCGCAGAGATGACATTGCGCTCTATACGGGGAATGATGATAACATCGTCAACGATTTGCTGACGACGTATCAATTCCAAGTGGACGGGACGCTGGTCACCAAGCCTATCGTCGGCGGTCTGCTCGGTCATTGGGCGGTCTGGACCAAGAAAGCGGTAGAGCTGCTGGAAGAAATCAAGGAGGCACGCACAGAGAAGCAATTCGCGAAGGAGTGGCTCATACGCAATGTGGAGATTACCGACTCCAATGCGGCCTTTTTTGATCCCGCACATCAGTTTGCAGGCTGTATTCCGGGCATCCATGAGGTGCTCCGCAGGCAGGGGCTGCTGCAAGGCACATGGTGCCTGAATCCGCATGAAACGCTGTCTCCCGGACAATCCGAAGAGATTGACAGAGTCTACCGGGATTATCCGCATTTGAACGATGACGATTTTATACAAGAGCACTTGGAAAGTTGGCTGGCGGACTGATACAATGAGGGCAGAATAGTTGAAAGTGGGGAATCGCGCATGCGGTTTAAAGATGTGTTTTCTATTATTGGGCCCAGTATGGTGGGGCCGTCGAGCTCTCATACCGCTGGGGCCGTGCGGATCGGAAGGGCTGCGCGGCGCATATTTGGAGCATTCCCCGATCAAGCGGAAATTGTGTTCTACGGTTCTTTTGCCGAAACCTACCGCGGCCACGGCACCGATCTGGCTGTCGTGGGCGGATTGCTCGATTTTGCCACGGATGATATGCGTATCCGGAATTCGATCGAGCTTGCGGAGGCGGCAGGCATTGAACTTAATTTCAAAACGGCACAGAATGTGGCCTTTCACCCGAACACCGTTGAGCTGAGGCTGACGGACGGCGATCATACCGACGTCATTGCAGGCGCTTCCATTGGCGGAGGCAGTGTGGAAATGCTGCGCGTGAACGGTTTCGACGTTAAGTTTACGATGAATTATCCGGTGCTGCTGGTCTTTCATGATGATACGCCGGGCATGGTCGCGCATATCACCCGGCTCCTGGAGGCAGGCGGCGTCAACATTGCCTATATGGACGTGGACCGCAAGGGAAGAGGCGGCGATGCCATGACGGTGGTGGAGTCGGATGAAGCGGTCCCGGCTGAGTTGATGAAGCATATCGAAGGGCTGCCGAGCGTGCACCGCGTCGTCGTTGCGGATTTGACAGTAGAGGAGGCGCAGTCATGAAGTTTTCTACGCTGGAGCAAATCATTGCGTGCTGCCGGGAGGACCAGGTTACAATCGGCCAGTTGATGCTGAATGAGCAGATCAAGGAAACCGGCAAGAGCAAGGAAGAGACGTTTAAACAAATGGCCGATTATTACGGCATTATGAAGGAAGCGGTGCACCGGGGGATCCATGAACCTGTTCCTTCCAAAAGCGGACTGACCGGCGGGGATGCCGTGCGCGTCCATCAATATATGAGCAACGGGGTGCCTGCGCTCGGTACCGACGCTTGCACGGCACTGGCCTACGCGCTGTCCGTGTCCGAAGTGAATGCCTCCATGGGGCGCATCGTGGCCACGCCGACAGCAGGCTCCTGCGGCATTATCCCCGGCGTATTCGTCAGCACGCAGGAGCGCTTCGGCTGGGAAGACGAGCGTCTGGTGATGGGGCTGTTTAGCGCAGGCGCGATCGGCTACGTGATCGCCAATAATTCGTTTATTTCCGGTGCGGAGGGCGGCTGTCAAGCCGAAGTGGGCTCAGCCATCGGCATGGCGGCAGGCGCTCTGACAGAGCTGAGGGGCGGCACGCCGGAGCAAGCGGTTCATGCCGTTGGACTTGCACTGAAAAATTCCTTAGGGCTCATCTGCGACCCGGTTGGCGGACTGGTCGAGATTCCTTGCATCGTGCGCAACGGCTTCGGCGCCGTGACCGCGCTGGCGGCATCGGATATGGCGCTGGCCGGCGTTCGAAGCGTCATCCCGTCGGATGAAGTGATTGACGTGATGCTGGAAGTCGGCACGGCTATGCCGGCCAAGCACCGGGAAACGGCGAAGGGCGGACTTGCGCAGACGCCGACAGGAAAAAAAATCTTGAAGGATTTGTACGGCAAGGAAGGCAAGAAATTACGGGAAAAGGGTGCCAAAGCCAAGAAAGACGAAATGGGTGAATGAATTCACTCCCATTTTCATATAACGACCAAGGCGTTTAGCTTCTCTAATGTATCTGTGAGGAAGAGAAAAAATTTAACATGCTCCGTGAGGGATTTCTTTATGAAATCCCTCATTTTTTTTAGATCTAGAATTTATAAGTTATCTTGCTGCGCTGATGAAATTCTATATCGCAAGAAAACTTACCTTTGAATCGCGGTCGCTCGTTCTTAATTGGCTTCGATAGAGGTTTTTCTTATCTATTTCTACCGCTTTAGCATTTTCCACCTGCCCAAAAAGCCTGATATCATGCGGGTTTTTGGCTTTTTATCCGCCTGATCGAGAAAAAACACCATCTCGCAGAAATACGCTTCTTTACGAATCGTGGAAGCGTTTTTATGATGTGGATGGGTAGAAAAATCCGTGCCGGGGATCGGCATCGGCTGCCCGAATGATTTTAGAATATTCCCTGCGCTCAGCTGGGGATCTTCGCCAACAAGGAGGAATGGTAGAAAGCGACTTGCATCAGCAGCGCAGACCGGATAAGTAAGCAAACATACACAGATGAGTGGAAATGACGGGGGTAGAGTAGCGATCGCACAGATTCAGACAGCCTGATTTAAATGATGAATTATGAGGAGGAACGAACATGACAAAAAAGTGGTTTCGCATGGCACTCGTATTTACATTAATCATTTCGATCCTGGCCGCATGCAGCGGAGGAGATAAAGAGGCAGCTCCCGAAACGGACGGAGACACAGCACCTCCAACGGCACCGGCAGATCCCGATCAATATGGAGATACAGGAGGCCTCGCGCTTCCATTGGTCGATAAACCGACAACGATCAATTGGATGGTCGTCAGCGAGAAAACCAATCTGAACGATTCCTTGCTTGCCAAGGAAATCGAGAAGCGAACCGGAATCAAAGTGAATTTCCAGGCTTATTCCTCGGCTACGTTTCAAGACAAACTGAAAGTAACCGTTGCATCCGGCAAGCTCCCGGACATTATCCATGGGCTGACGCCTCCGGAGCTGAAGAAGATCGGCAAACAGAAAGCGGTTGTTGCCATTAACGAATATCTCGACATGCTGCCGAACTTCAAAAAAATGTATGTGGACGAGAACCCGTGGGTCATTCCGTCCTTCGGAGACGAATCCGGCAACATCTATACCTGGCCGGTTGCGAACATTAACCGTGACGTCAACCACGGCTTCCTGTACCGCAAAGATATTTTCGATGAGCTGGGCATCAAGGAATGGACGAATACCGATGAGTTTTACCAGGCTCTGAAGAAGTTGAAGGAAGCCTATCCGGACTCCTATCCTTACGCCTCCAAGACGAAGGAGCACATTTTCCGCGACTGGGCCTTCGGCTGGGGAATCGGCGGAGCCAACTATCCGACGTATTACGACGAGACGGCGAAGGTGTGGAAATACGCTACGATACAGCCAGAGCACAAAGAAATGCTCGATTTTATGAAGAAGCTGTATAACGAGGGACTCCTGGATCCGGAATTCATGACGGATACCGACGATTCCTGGACGGCGAAAATGACGTCAGGCAATAAATCCTTTGTGACCTATGACTGGATCGGACGTTTGGACCTGTTCTACAACCAGGTGAAGGATCAAAACCCGAATTATGACCTGAGATACGGAAATCCGGTTGGACCGACCGGCAACGGCAAAACGATCGAGAGCATCACGAACGGCTTCAGCATCGCGGTAGCAAACAACGACAACAAGGAAGCTGCCCTGAAGCTGCTCGACTACCTGACGAGCCCGTCCGGCGCAACGCTGGTAACGATGGGCGTGGAAGGCGAGACGTTCAAGATGGAAGGCGATAAAGCCGTCTATCCGGAGCTGACCGACGTGCCGTTGGTGGATATCAGCGTGCTGGAGGACCGTTATGGTCTGTGGCTGCAAGGTCTGTATGTCAATTCCGATAAGCGCAGCGTGTACTTCAACTACACGGAGAAGGAGCAGGAAGCTCAGGATAAGCTGCTGAACGGAAATAAATTCGAGCCGCTGGATCCGGTTGTGAACTTTACGGATGACGAAACCGCAACGATTGCGGAAATCCAAACCTCGCTGAAGAAATTGGCGGATGAATTTAACGCAAAATACATTCTGAACAAAAACTACGGCGATGCCGAGTGGCAGCAATGGCAGGTTCAGGCTGAGAAGCAGGGAGCTAAACAGCTCGTCGATATTTTCAACGCAGCCCAGAAGAGATTGGATGAAGCCACGAATTAATCTGCAGAAGAAATAGGAGTGATGGCGGCATCCGGGTACCACGCTCGGGTGCTGCTCATCATCTTAAGGAGGGGACACCATGTCAAGTGCAGGGACAGAGACGAATCTCGCCAATCCCCGCGGCGGGCTTGGAAGAAGAATGGTTTCGGCCTTTCAGCATATGAAGCGGGACAGACAGCTGTTGATTTTGTTTATCCCGTGCCTGTTGTTTTATATTATTTTCCGATACGGGCCCCTGTACGGCTTAATCATTGCCTTCAAGGACTACAGCGTATTCACCGGCATCCTGGAGAGCGACTGGGTGGGGCTCAAGCATTTTGAGAAATTTTTTAACAGTCCAGATTTCTGGCTGTTGTTCAAAAATACGCTGCTTCTCGGCGTGTATAATCTCATTTTTGGTTTTCCTTTTCCCATCATTCTGGCGATTCTCTTGAACGAGGTCAGAGTGAAATGGTTCAAAAAGTCGGTTCAAACACTCAGCTATCTGCCTTCGTTCCTGTCGGTCGTCATTATCAGCAGCATGATCATCGACTTCCTGTCGCCCAATCAGGGGATCATTAACCAGCTTATCGCCGCGCTAGGTTTTGAGAAGACTTACTTTCTCATAGAACCGAGCTGGTTTAGAACCATCTATGTCTCCTCGGATATATGGGCAACCGTCGGTTATGAGGCCATTATCTATATGGCTGCTATCGCAGGGATCAGCCCG
This Paenibacillus sp. JZ16 DNA region includes the following protein-coding sequences:
- a CDS encoding DUF4349 domain-containing protein; this translates as MGKRGSWIAALMLIVLLVSGCSSGSQDKSAGSAAPVEKQVTSTDHASNKTDGGAAEAESATADKSKNSAEEPASADAELPNMPSPAQTSGAGFNSQDLSRGLNQKLMYKANIVMEIQDYGKAQSEVRNTVTLSGGYIVNFSETQSSSEKGGTFIVKVPANGFSSFIDRLENIAHESLQRSIEGQDVTEEYIDLESRLKAKQIMEEQYVAFMKKATKTTDLVAFANELERIQSEIEQMKGRMRYIDQNVSYSTVEIRLYESPEKKDDPKTSAIQAPLGQRVSQAFQGSIDVITIIIQWIIVILSGSLPLLVIAAFVLLILWLARRSGQRKREEAARIRKLLNNGVTSEQGYPEGHKDEDKRLKDE
- a CDS encoding ABC transporter substrate-binding protein encodes the protein MTKKWFRMALVFTLIISILAACSGGDKEAAPETDGDTAPPTAPADPDQYGDTGGLALPLVDKPTTINWMVVSEKTNLNDSLLAKEIEKRTGIKVNFQAYSSATFQDKLKVTVASGKLPDIIHGLTPPELKKIGKQKAVVAINEYLDMLPNFKKMYVDENPWVIPSFGDESGNIYTWPVANINRDVNHGFLYRKDIFDELGIKEWTNTDEFYQALKKLKEAYPDSYPYASKTKEHIFRDWAFGWGIGGANYPTYYDETAKVWKYATIQPEHKEMLDFMKKLYNEGLLDPEFMTDTDDSWTAKMTSGNKSFVTYDWIGRLDLFYNQVKDQNPNYDLRYGNPVGPTGNGKTIESITNGFSIAVANNDNKEAALKLLDYLTSPSGATLVTMGVEGETFKMEGDKAVYPELTDVPLVDISVLEDRYGLWLQGLYVNSDKRSVYFNYTEKEQEAQDKLLNGNKFEPLDPVVNFTDDETATIAEIQTSLKKLADEFNAKYILNKNYGDAEWQQWQVQAEKQGAKQLVDIFNAAQKRLDEATN
- the sdaAA gene encoding L-serine ammonia-lyase, iron-sulfur-dependent, subunit alpha; its protein translation is MKFSTLEQIIACCREDQVTIGQLMLNEQIKETGKSKEETFKQMADYYGIMKEAVHRGIHEPVPSKSGLTGGDAVRVHQYMSNGVPALGTDACTALAYALSVSEVNASMGRIVATPTAGSCGIIPGVFVSTQERFGWEDERLVMGLFSAGAIGYVIANNSFISGAEGGCQAEVGSAIGMAAGALTELRGGTPEQAVHAVGLALKNSLGLICDPVGGLVEIPCIVRNGFGAVTALAASDMALAGVRSVIPSDEVIDVMLEVGTAMPAKHRETAKGGLAQTPTGKKILKDLYGKEGKKLREKGAKAKKDEMGE
- the sdaAB gene encoding L-serine ammonia-lyase, iron-sulfur-dependent subunit beta, with amino-acid sequence MRFKDVFSIIGPSMVGPSSSHTAGAVRIGRAARRIFGAFPDQAEIVFYGSFAETYRGHGTDLAVVGGLLDFATDDMRIRNSIELAEAAGIELNFKTAQNVAFHPNTVELRLTDGDHTDVIAGASIGGGSVEMLRVNGFDVKFTMNYPVLLVFHDDTPGMVAHITRLLEAGGVNIAYMDVDRKGRGGDAMTVVESDEAVPAELMKHIEGLPSVHRVVVADLTVEEAQS
- a CDS encoding NAD-dependent epimerase/dehydratase family protein — translated: MLTVAELEAKLAEPSAQLVADLASLEGDILVLGVGGKMGPSLARLAANAVREGGGGKRIIGVSRFSNQEARRELEEAGVQTMSCDLLNDGELQQLPEAPNVIYMAGNKFGTTGREYFTWAMNSYLPGRVAEKFKQSRMVVFSSGNVYPFSPVGSGGVNESVAPEPVGEYAQSCLGRERVFEYFSHQNGTPMAIYRLNYAIDMRYGVLHELARSIHEDRPIHLAMGHANIIWQGDANEMALRSLLHCSSPPEIINITGPETMSIRWAAQEMAARMGKEVTFTGTESETALLNNAAKSHQLFGYPKVSLLQMLDWTAAWVQSGGESWNKPTHFQERKGKF
- a CDS encoding dihydrodipicolinate synthase family protein — its product is MSGQVPATQRLAPEKLKALHEGLVIPAHPLALDENRKLDERRQRALTRYYAASGAGGVAVGVHSTQFEIRDKGIDLYEPVLRLAAEEVRKAGLDRPFIMVAGVCGPTEQAVEETEIARKLGYDAVLLSMGGLSGWSEEDILRRTEKIAQRMPVIGFYLQPSVGGNIFSFDFWRAFAEIPNIVAIKMAPFNRYQTIDVVRAVCYSSRRDDIALYTGNDDNIVNDLLTTYQFQVDGTLVTKPIVGGLLGHWAVWTKKAVELLEEIKEARTEKQFAKEWLIRNVEITDSNAAFFDPAHQFAGCIPGIHEVLRRQGLLQGTWCLNPHETLSPGQSEEIDRVYRDYPHLNDDDFIQEHLESWLAD
- a CDS encoding ABC transporter permease; the protein is MSSAGTETNLANPRGGLGRRMVSAFQHMKRDRQLLILFIPCLLFYIIFRYGPLYGLIIAFKDYSVFTGILESDWVGLKHFEKFFNSPDFWLLFKNTLLLGVYNLIFGFPFPIILAILLNEVRVKWFKKSVQTLSYLPSFLSVVIISSMIIDFLSPNQGIINQLIAALGFEKTYFLIEPSWFRTIYVSSDIWATVGYEAIIYMAAIAGISPSLYEAAKVDGAKRRHMIFRITIPAILPTIIIMFVLKTGSMLRIGYEKVLLLYNPMTYEVADVFSTYVYRKGLLESNYSYGAAVGLFEAVVAMILLLSSNYFSKRLGGSGLW